TCTGATGGAGCCTGAAAGAAAGATAGAGAAGTTAGATCAAACACAAAATAGCCTTTTAATCCAATGTTTGTAAAACCGAACCGAATAATTATTTGGGTCCGAGTCAGACATGATTTAATAACCTGGTTCGACATATTTTCAATATATATTTTAAATTAATATTAGTAAATATGACATAACTAATACATAAATATATATTAAACTTAAACTAGTTTTTTGTTCATATGGTTGGTTTATAGATTTCTGATAGTTTTTATGGTTTTTATCTAATTTAATAACTTCGAGTTCTAATCAAGCTACGTGACCGGTTCATGGTAAAACATGGTCTAACCATCGGGTCGTCCGGTTTTGAAAACACTAAAGAAAGTGTAGACTTACCATTGAAACAGCATGCTCAAACAACTCTCTGGCCCGCTCCAGCTTTGCCTTTCCATATCTCTTGACAAACTTCGTAAGATAAGTAACCCATATGTCTTTCACATGAGGATACTTGAATATCTTGACACCTCTCTCATACACCTTGAAAGCATCTTCAAAGTACTTATTCTCCTCAAGAAGGTAAGCATAGTTCAGAATGATCTGAGGAGTAGCTATCCTCAAATCCAATATCTTCTCATAGACTGCTCTCGTCGACTCCAGCGTCCCAAGGCTCTCCTCCAAATCAACGTAAAAGGACCAAAGCCTCAAGGATCTGTGCAGCTTCATCTGAACCGGCTCGTTCCCATCAGCAGCCACTCTCCTTTTGACTTCCACCGTTGGTACAGCCGTAGCACGCCTCATCAGCTCTAACGCTCCTTTGAAATTCTTGTGCCTCAGCTCCATCTCAGCCCACTCGCACCAGACGCTGGCGAGATGGTCGACCGTCTTGTAGTTCACTTGAACCGCCTTGTCCAGAATCACTCTAGTGTTGACCAAGTCTTTGTGGTCTTCATACAATTTAGCAAACGCAACCCACAACGTGTGAGGCTTCCCAAGGGCCTTCATAGGATCAACAGTCCTCACTGCTTCTGTGTAAGTGAGAATCTGCTTCGCTGCGTCTCCCTCGAAGATCTTAACTCTCCGATGCCACTGCTCAACGTTGTGTGGGTTCTGCCTAAGGAGGACACTGTTGGCTAACGCAGGCCTTCTGTTCATCAGCTCCTCCAAGCGAGCCAACCTCAGATCAACATCGTTATCATCGTTAAGCCAAAACCCATTCAGTATCTTCCTCTGCAGCTCCTTTACAGACAGAGAAAAGTTAAGCCGGACATCCTCCTCCTCATCCTCCTCTTCAGCCTCATCTTCTTCCTCATCACTCGAACTCATCATCTCCATCTTCTTGGCAACAGTACTCTCCTCAAACCTCGAATACACATCGAATATAACACTAAAGTCCCTCACAGTCACAACCTTCATCATCCCTTCCTCATAAACATCCCTAGCCTTCTCAAGCAGATTCTTCCTAATGTAATAATCCGCAAGAGACGTCCACAGCATCCCAACCTCGTCGGTAAACTTCCTAATCCCTCCTCTAATAATAGCATCCACATTCAACCCCGAGATCTCATTAGCATGACACACAAGAAGCTCACAAAGCTCCATCCACAGCTTATGCTTAGTCTTCCCTTTAATAGAATAAAACTGATCATCATTCAAAACAAAAGCCAACCTCTCCGCAGCCTCTTGCCAACGAGCAGACTTCAACAGAAACTCAATAAACTCCTCAATATGAGAAGGATCATACATAAGATACCTCCTGTAAACTCTAAGCGAGGTCTCAATGGGAACACCCTCCTGCCCCACAAAGACGAGATACGGCTCCCAGATCCTCTCGTGCTGAGTCACAGGCAAGGCACAGAGAGCACGATCAAACGTCCTCCTCGTCCTAGTCACGAGCTTCTGAGCTGTAAGCGTCTGGAGATACATAACCCAGATCCTAGGCATCTTGTGCATAGTCACGAGCCCTCTCTCGAAAGTGTTGTTGAGGGAGTCGTAGTGAGGGTGAGTCACGGGGAGGTTACGAACGATCTCGAGCCTCTCGCGGAGGTAGGCGTGCCAGAGCTTGTAGCTTCCAGGGAGGGCCTTGAGGGCTCTCTCGTAGATGACGAAGCGTTTCTTGAAAGGGGAGTCGGATTTGGAGATGAGGTAGCGCCACCAGAGCTTGAGGCTGAAGGGGTTTCGGAGGATCTCTTCCTCGTAGACGAGGTCTTCTTGGGAAGGGTAGAGATCTTGGGAGATAGCCATAGCTTTAGATCTACGATTGGAGGAGATAAAGGTAGAGACTTTAGCGTTTGTTTAGTGAATTGAGGATGTAGGATGGGTCTGGGAAGCTTACCTAGTAATGGGTAGAGATCAATTTTCGACGGCGCGGTGGTGAGGAGCAGCAGACGACGGTGAAGGTTGTTGCTTTTTTTCTCCCCAGCGTGAAGGTTTTTGCTAGGGTTGGGGAAGGAAGAGCGAGGATGTGAGTTTTGTCAAGTGTTATAGATTTGGAAATTAAACCGACACTAAACCGTACCAACCAAACCAAATTTAATTCGGGTGATTTTGGTTGGAGTTTTATCAAACCCGAGTTAACCAAACCGGATCAAACACAAACCAAACCCCAAATTAAACCGGAATGTCTATCTCTCTATTACAGTGATATTAAAGTATGACAAATAAGTTATAGAATAAATTGTCTTTAGTGAACACCGAGTCAAATCAAACCGAACCGAAACCGAAACCGATCCGAACCAAACCAACGTCTATTATCAAATAGTTTGATTTAAGATTTTCTCAACCCGAACAAACCAAACCGAACCGAAAATACAATGTATTTTTGTAATTATTTGCATTAAACATAATAGCAATATACTAAATTCTAAAACTAAAGTCACTATTAACTGTGTTAACAATGTTGGGTTTTTAGTTTTCTATTTATTTTGATTTGATTGTGTTTTTATAAACTTTTGTGGTTTTTTAAGATTGTGTTTCAGTTTTTTATTAGATTTAATTTACATAGTTCATTTTTTATATCCACCAACATGACGATTTCATGACCATGTGTTATAAAATATTATTTTTTAAAAAAAGAATTAAACTAAGGGATCTGATTAAACCGAACCGAAACACAAACCGAAACTGATCCAAACCAAATTAATTATGGTTTACTTCAGTTGGAAAAATTTATAAAACTGAATTAACCAAACTGAACCGAATCCAAACTGAACCGAAAAAATAACCGAAGTGTTCACCTCTAAAGGAAACCATGTAAATGAGAAAGAAAACTGTATTTTTTAAATTGTAAATGTTAAAAATAACATTCATATCAATCGATCAAAATATATCTTAGATAAATTTATTTTAACCAAAAAGATGGAGAACAAGGTATTAGTCATGTGGTTTCTCTTAATCACCACTTTGATAAAACTAAATAACTAAAAATAAATAAATCATTACAAAAATATAAGCAAAACAAGAGCAAGAAATACTAATAAAATCAATTAAACATGATTCGGTATCCGGATCCAGATCCTTATCCGGCGATCCATGATTCTACTATCTTTATCCGGATCCGGGGTTTTCGGATATCCGGGTGTCGGATATCCTTCTAAAAATTGTAATATCCGGCGGATATCCAGATCCGGATTTGGATCCTTAAAATAAATAAAAAATAATATTAATATATATAAAATATTAAAAATAATTTAAAAATAAAAAATATATAATGTTTTTAATTATTTCTATGTATAATATTACAAAGTTTACATAAAATTTACATATACTATTATAAAAAAAAAAAAATATTAAATAAAGTTAGTTTTTATATATAGATATTATTATTTTTGAAATAGTTATTAATAAAACTTACGGATCCGGATATCCGGACTAAAAAATCAAGATATCCGGATCCAGATCCGGCTTTGACGGATCCAACATTTTACTATCCGGATCCGGATTCGACCCCTCCGGATATCCGGATTTTCGGATCGGATCGAATCTCAGATCGAATCTGGATCTGAGATAAAAGTCTCAGGCCTATATATACATATGCTTAAAAGGTTGAATAGTTCTTTTGGATAATAATAATATCCAATATATATGTTAGTTACCTGGATTATCAAAAAATAAAATATATATATATATATATATATATATATATATATATATGTGTGTGTTAGTTACATATGTACTAATTCAGTAATCGACCAGTTTTCTATTTTTTTTTTTTCTTTTTCACATATATCATCATTATATAAAACAAACGAGTTGCTAATATGAAAGAATAGCAGTAAAACAATGTGCTAGAAGAGAGTTGATAGATACAACTTCATGAGTTAATGTCCAATGCTGATAGACTATGACAATAGAGTCGGTTTAGAGGTAAGGGTTATGAACAGACAAAGGCATTTGCCTCGGGCCTCACCAAAAAATAGATATTTTAGTCTCCAATATATTCTTTTATTTTTACCTCTAAAATAGAGAAACTCTATAATAGAGATGTGTTTTGCTCCAATGTATTTCTCTAAAATAAAGATCTCAAAATATAGAGCAAAATATAGAGGAATGCTATTTCTTCCTCTATAAATAGAGAAAAAAATAGCAATCTCTATTTTAGAGGTAGAAATAGATGTGAATTGGAGTGATTTTGTCTTTAAATGTTATTATAGAGGTAAAAATAAGGGAGGGTTGGAGATGCTCTAAAGGGGCCCCAAGTTCTTGTTTAGCGTATTGGTAATATAAGTTTAGCATGATGTTATTTTTGCTTGAATTCATGTTAGGATTTTAATCACAATTCACAATAGATATAGAACCTTAAACAATGAATACATGTCAAATCTTGTGTATGGAAAGCGACTGGAGAGAATCTTAATGTTTTTATTGTGACCTAAGTTAAATACAAAAGTTTCGTTCAAAAAAAAGTTAAATAGAAAAATCATTTTATAATAGTGTTGAACTGCTAATTAGTTATTTTAGTTACTAATTTTATAAAATACATCCAAAATATATTGATACTATTGAATGGCCTAACTATCATATACTTATATGAAATTATTTTCTTATAAATGTTGATTATGGTAATTTGGCAAACTAATTTCTTGAATATAAAAAAACATATTATGTCTTAGTCTTTTTTACGGTTTTGTTTAAATAATGTTTTGTATTAAAAAAAATTACAAAGAAATTCTTTTGTTTTCAGTAATTTTATATTTAAAAATTTGTATTACAATTTCCAAAGTTGAAATGGAAACATTTATTTCCAAATTTTAAATGAAACATTTATTTTTAAGTTTGCCTTAGGCCTCAATATGCCTTGGCACGGCACTGCTTATGAAACACAAGTTATAGGCGGTAACATGTATACAACTTTGAGGGTATCGTTTATGTAAACGAACGAATCTTGCAATGTCCTGGTATATTCAGCTTCGCTAGGCTTCACTGTGTATGGATTAAAAATTCAAACCATTAATTAGCTAATTAAGTCGACATAAATATACCTAGCTAACTTGGACTATGTAATGTGTTTAGAGCTGTGATTGAGTTAGGATGATCCATGCCATTTGACATGCTCCCCACATGAAGAATGGAGGGAGATGTGATGAATATATCGGTGTGTCACTGTGTCTATAATACTGTGCTGATGTTGAATCTGAATTTGTGGGTTGAATGGAGTTTTGCCTTAACTAGTGCTCAATATGATATTTAAGAAAAAAAAAACATTTTGTGTTACTTATCTCCTTGCATTACAATGTCACTTAAGAAGATATTGATAGACATGTAAGATACTGTCAGAAATTCATATCAAGGCAATCAAAGATCTGTACATTGCATATGACACATGTGACGTTCTTAGAGCAACTCCGTCAATGAATTTTCATCCTAGATATTTTTAAAATTTATGCGTCAATTTGTCAAACTATAAAAAGTTTTGTTGTAACAATCTGTCCGTGGATCCCAGATTGGCTCCGAAGAACACCGATCCTAACCCTTCACATGTGAACTCTAGCTCCTCCCATGTAGGTTATCGGTGCGATTTATATTCCTCGAACCAAAGATCTCACCCTTTAACAACTCTCTTACAGGATAAGTTGTCACTAATTGATATGCACCCCTTACATGTAAGCTCTAAACTCTCTCCAAGTAGGTTATTGGTACGCTTGGCGTTCATCGAACCCAAAACCTCACCATTTAACAACTTTCACACATGACAAGTAGTCACCGATTAATCTGAAATAAAATCTAACTATTGTTACATTTGCTTTTTTAAAAATAAATAAAATCTAACTATTTAATAAACCATAATAAAATAAAGCTATTTTTAGCTGAGAAACACAGTTTGAAAATCTAATTGATAAGATTGCTCTTATGGAAAGCATGCTTGAAAGTATTTTCACTGGTAACCATCAAATCCACAACCATATAGTAAAAGTGTATATGCATACAGTACACAAATAAGAAAGGGCTTCATGTCTTCATCTTGATTTTCTATGTAGAGAGAGAACCATAATCTCTTACTCTCTCTGCGGTTCTTTCTTTTCTCCCAAAACTTCTCTTTCAGAGAGATCCTTCTTGGTAGGATTATTTTACTATATCTCACCAACAAAAGTAGAAAACAAGTGCTTCAAGTTGAAACTTAGCTCACAAACGTCTACACTCATTAGTGCGATTGCATCATAATACATTCAACAGCTTGTGCCCAATGCCTTAATCTTTGTTTCACCTGTTGGGGATTGTCTCCTGCATAACTCAAATTCACAATGGTTAATGTATGTATTGTTTCTATGAACAACAAATCAGCATTTATAAGAAGATGGAATAGACTTTTTGTTTTACCTGGACATAAGATCTTTGATGAATCTGAGTCAGTGTTGGGGGAAATGTAGAAGATAAGGAGTTATATCCTCCATTGCTGCTACGGCTGCTACTAGGTGAAGGGAGAGGAGAATGCTGCCTATTCACAGCAAAGTAATGTATTGCACAACTTCAGTCCTTTCTCCTTGAAACCAAACCCTAACTCGATCGATCGTTTGAGTTCCCTTAAGTCTTCATCAGTTATATCCCTTGAATCATAATCGTTTTCAGAGACGCCTTTTTACTTCTACTCTTGGATTTCCAACATCTGACGGAGCCTTCTTTCCCAAGGAGCCTTTACTGGAGGATTAGAAAAAATAGTTTCCACCACTGATTTATGAAATGGAGTCAAGCTATTTTCCCTCCATTGGTTAAATATGATATAAAGACTCATTTCATATATTTAGAGACTTTCTTTGTTTGAATTCTTGACCCCCTAAAAGAAAGCGAGTTTCAAAATTATTCTACTCTAAAAGAATATGCATTGACCAAACTTGATAGTTTTCCTATTTTAAGATTCAAGTAAAATGTAAGAATTCTATTTATATTTTCAAGTATATTTCAATTAAAATGATAATAGTAAAGTCATGAATTTTATTTCATTAGCATGAAAAAAACTCAAAACATATGTTTTTCCTCTTCTAACCAATTTGCTAAACATAGCTTTCTCGATTAATCCTCTCTACCATACGTTCTCTAACTACTTTTTGTTTCTCTTTCCAACACAACACCGAAAAATGAGAAAAAACCAATAACCTTTTTGTCTTGTTGAGGTTTCTGCTTCTGTTTCCATGGCTTTGATCATACATTGTTAGGTTACAGAGAGGAGAAGAAACAAGCCTCCAGTTTTCTCTGCTGGTGCTTAAGGTAATAGCTTACAAAGAAAAGTCATTTCTTATGTTTCAATTAGTATTCTAAAAATCGGTATAGACAGCGTGTAGACTTAGAAGACAAATCGGTCCTGAACAAAACTATTTTTTAAACGTTTTCTATGTTTCTTGAACATTGCTTTTAATCATTTTTGGAATTTAAACTTGTCTATGATTAGTTTCAATCATAATCTTGGAATTTAAACTTGTCTTTTATGTTTCAGCCATGAACGAGAAAACGCGGAATCTATGTTCCCTCATCTGTTTCTTCTATGTTCTTCTCGTTTCCCCTTCTCAATCTAACGCTAAAGACGTTGCGTTGGGCTGCGGAGCGACAGAACCATCTACTGATCCAGACAAGAAAAAATGGGAACCAGACACCAAGTTCTTGAAAACACCAAACACGGTTCACGCAACAGCTACATATCAAGATCCTTCGCTTCTCTCAACGATCCCTTACATGACAGCAAGAATCTTTACAGCTCCTGCGACTTACGAGATCCCTGTTAAAGGAGACAAAAGACATTTGCTCCGTTTACATTTCTACCCATCAGCATACACAGGACTCAACATCGACGACTCTTACTTCTCCGTGGCGGCTAACGATGTTACACTTCTAAGCAACTTCAGTGCATCTATCACATGTCAAGCCCTAACACAGGCTTACCTCGTTAGAGAATATTCTCTTGCACCAACCCTAAAAGATGTCTTGACCATCACGTTAACTCCCTCTGATAAACATCCTAAGGCGTTTGCCTTCATAAACGGTATTGAGGTCATTGAGATGCCTGAGCTGTTTGATACGGCTGTTCTTGTCGGGTTCACGGACCAGACATCTGATGTTAAGTCCGCGAATCTTCAGACAATGTTTAGGGTTAATGTCGGTGGTCAAGATATACCTGGAAGCAAAGACTCTGGTGGGTTAACAAGAACATGGTACAACGATGCTCCTTACATATTCAGTGCTGGTCTTGGTGTTACCCTTCAAGCAAGCGATAACTTCAGGATTGATTACCAGAAAATGCCGGTCTCTACCGCCCCAGCTGATGTCTATAAAACAGCTCGATCACAGGTATTGAGATATTTGATATATACAAAAATTAATACATTTTAGTTTTCTTAGTAAGCTAATTATATTTAGCTTTTTGAGTAAGTGGAGTCTGTTTTATACTCCCTCTCCAAGGTTTTTGCACAATGATTAAAAAAATATAAAATTTTAAACAATTTATTTTGATTTACAGTATCATAAAAAAAGTTCAATCAATAAAATATAATATTTTGAAATTAGTCACGAATTTTAAATGACATTAAGTTTTATTCAGAATATTGAGAACATCATCTATTTTCCAACAAATATTTTTCTTTCAACACCATTTATAATGAAACAGAGTAAGTATAAACTATGTAACTCGGGTTAAAGAAATTCAAATTAATCTCATATTCTTATAACAGGGACCCAATGGAGATCTCAACGTGAAATCAAACCTAACATGGGTGTTTCAAGTTGATACAAACTTCACATACATCATGAGACTCCATTTCTGCGAGTTCCAGCAATCTAAAATCAACCAGAAAGCTTTCAACATTTACATCAACAACAAAACCGCACAAGCGGACGCAGAGGCTGCAGATATAATAGCATGGTCTGGAGGTAAAGGTGTCCCAACGTACAAGGACTACGCAATGTACGTTGATACTACTAACGGAGGCGAAGAGGTTTCACTTCAGATGACTCCTTCCGTATTTGCTAAGCCAGAGTATCTCGACTCGCAGCTCAACGGGCTAGAGATATTCAAGATGGACACAATGAAGAACCTCGCGGGTCCAAACCCTAAACCATCTGACATGAAAGCTAATGAAGATGCTAAAAAGGAGTTTCGAGGTGACAAAAGAGTCACAGCTTTCGTCATCGGCTCAGCTGGTGGAGTAGCAGCGGTTTTGCTATGTGCATTGTGTTTCACAATGTATCAAAGGAAACGTAAGTTCCAAGGAAGTGAATCTTACACGTCAAGCTGGCTTCCTTTATATGGAACCTCCCATACTTCTACTATATCCGGTAAGAGCAACAACGGAAGCCACTTATCTAACCTAGCAGCTGGCCTATGTCGAAGATTCTCGTTGTCCGAAATAAAACACGGAACTCAAAACTTCGATGAGTCTAACGTCATTGGAGTTGGCGGGTTCGGTAAGGTTTACAAGGGTGTGATAGACGGAGGAACAAAAGTGGCGATCAAGAAATCAAACCCTAACTCAGAACAAGGTCTCAACGAGTTCGAGACAGAGATCGAACTCTTATCAAGATTAAGACACAAACACTTAGTCTCCTTGATAGGTTACTGCGACGACGGTGGAGAGATGTGTCTCATCTACGACTACATGTCACTCGGAACACTAAGGGAGCATCTTTACAACACGAAGAGACCTCAGTTAACTTGGAAGCGACGTCTAGAGCTAGCCATTGGATCTGCAAGAGGGTTGCAT
This genomic interval from Brassica oleracea var. oleracea cultivar TO1000 chromosome C2, BOL, whole genome shotgun sequence contains the following:
- the LOC106327015 gene encoding pre-mRNA-splicing factor SYF1, whose protein sequence is MAISQDLYPSQEDLVYEEEILRNPFSLKLWWRYLISKSDSPFKKRFVIYERALKALPGSYKLWHAYLRERLEIVRNLPVTHPHYDSLNNTFERGLVTMHKMPRIWVMYLQTLTAQKLVTRTRRTFDRALCALPVTQHERIWEPYLVFVGQEGVPIETSLRVYRRYLMYDPSHIEEFIEFLLKSARWQEAAERLAFVLNDDQFYSIKGKTKHKLWMELCELLVCHANEISGLNVDAIIRGGIRKFTDEVGMLWTSLADYYIRKNLLEKARDVYEEGMMKVVTVRDFSVIFDVYSRFEESTVAKKMEMMSSSDEEEDEAEEEDEEEDVRLNFSLSVKELQRKILNGFWLNDDNDVDLRLARLEELMNRRPALANSVLLRQNPHNVEQWHRRVKIFEGDAAKQILTYTEAVRTVDPMKALGKPHTLWVAFAKLYEDHKDLVNTRVILDKAVQVNYKTVDHLASVWCEWAEMELRHKNFKGALELMRRATAVPTVEVKRRVAADGNEPVQMKLHRSLRLWSFYVDLEESLGTLESTRAVYEKILDLRIATPQIILNYAYLLEENKYFEDAFKVYERGVKIFKYPHVKDIWVTYLTKFVKRYGKAKLERARELFEHAVSMAPSDAVRTLYLQYAKLEEDYGLAKRAMKVYEEATKKVPEGQRLEMYEIYISRAAEIFGVPRTREIYEQAIESGLPHKDVKIMCIKFAELERSLGEIDRSRAVYKYASQYADPRSDPEFWNKWHEFEVLHGNEDTYREMLRIKRSVSASYSQTHFILPENMMQKDKIDVEEAKDELKKAGLPEDEMAALERQLMAAPMSTTVTSKDGGRRVGFVSAGVILQSGENAGKPVTGNGEDIELPDESDEDESDGDDNVEIAQKEVPAAVFGGLARKREEDGKEAEEDGAGKTLGALERIKRQKLGQ
- the LOC106326778 gene encoding receptor-like protein kinase ANXUR2; protein product: MNEKTRNLCSLICFFYVLLVSPSQSNAKDVALGCGATEPSTDPDKKKWEPDTKFLKTPNTVHATATYQDPSLLSTIPYMTARIFTAPATYEIPVKGDKRHLLRLHFYPSAYTGLNIDDSYFSVAANDVTLLSNFSASITCQALTQAYLVREYSLAPTLKDVLTITLTPSDKHPKAFAFINGIEVIEMPELFDTAVLVGFTDQTSDVKSANLQTMFRVNVGGQDIPGSKDSGGLTRTWYNDAPYIFSAGLGVTLQASDNFRIDYQKMPVSTAPADVYKTARSQGPNGDLNVKSNLTWVFQVDTNFTYIMRLHFCEFQQSKINQKAFNIYINNKTAQADAEAADIIAWSGGKGVPTYKDYAMYVDTTNGGEEVSLQMTPSVFAKPEYLDSQLNGLEIFKMDTMKNLAGPNPKPSDMKANEDAKKEFRGDKRVTAFVIGSAGGVAAVLLCALCFTMYQRKRKFQGSESYTSSWLPLYGTSHTSTISGKSNNGSHLSNLAAGLCRRFSLSEIKHGTQNFDESNVIGVGGFGKVYKGVIDGGTKVAIKKSNPNSEQGLNEFETEIELLSRLRHKHLVSLIGYCDDGGEMCLIYDYMSLGTLREHLYNTKRPQLTWKRRLELAIGSARGLHYLHTGAKYTIIHRDVKTTNILLDENWVAKVSDFGLSKTGPDMNAGGHVSTVVKGSFGYLDPEYFRRQQLTEKSDVYSFGVVLFEILCARPALNPSLPKEQVSLGDWALNCKRKGNLDDIIDPNLKGKINAECLKKFADTAEKCLSDSGLDRPSMGDVLWNLEFALQVQETADGTRRRTPSHGSASEDLGGGGGGGGMAVNVSAGEHDVSDLSSEENSGIFSQIVNPKGR